Proteins co-encoded in one Nonomuraea helvata genomic window:
- a CDS encoding ATP-binding protein gives MTGEWRRPQNYTSGKYSSVYVLGVVLIRKPEHVFDRVREWQGLTGFVTPQRRTTAMPGATLGVVSGRRRQGKSFLLQALAEVTDGLYFAATEATEAESLRLFAEALTRFTRQAVEIPFRDWNDAIPYMFRAFRDRPAPLIIDEFPFLSRASPALPSIIQRELGPGGSGRESAARLILCGSAMSVMGGLLSGQAPLRGRAGLELMIHPFRYRDAAEFWGITDPRLAVLVHAIVGGTPAYRYEFTQGDAPEGLDDFDSWVVRTVLNPQMPLFREARYLLAEESEIRDPALYHSVLAAIASGNSTNGGIANYVGRRSDQITHPLTVLEDSALVRREPDLFRSGRARYRIVEPLITFYEAIMRRRWPELEIHRAETVWQAVRQTFFAQVVGPHFESLCRDFALDAGDSVFGEFPAEIGAGVVPDPANRARVEVDVVALAAQEPGRPRRILSLGEVKWGEVMSRHHLKRLARARELLGGKGYDTRDTVLACYGGSGFSDELSAAAGGDSRVALVGLERLYRP, from the coding sequence TGTATATGTGCTGGGAGTGGTCTTGATCCGGAAGCCGGAGCACGTCTTCGACCGCGTGCGGGAGTGGCAAGGTCTGACGGGCTTCGTGACGCCGCAACGCCGAACGACCGCGATGCCCGGCGCGACACTGGGGGTCGTCAGCGGCCGACGCCGGCAGGGGAAGAGCTTTCTGCTGCAGGCGCTGGCGGAAGTGACCGATGGGCTGTATTTCGCCGCCACCGAGGCGACGGAGGCCGAATCGCTGCGGCTCTTCGCCGAAGCTCTCACGCGATTCACCCGGCAGGCCGTGGAGATCCCTTTCCGCGACTGGAACGACGCCATTCCCTATATGTTTCGCGCCTTCCGCGATCGCCCGGCACCGTTGATCATCGACGAGTTCCCGTTCCTGTCCAGGGCCTCGCCCGCGCTGCCGTCAATCATTCAGCGCGAGCTCGGGCCTGGCGGCAGCGGGCGGGAGAGCGCCGCGCGGCTGATTCTCTGCGGATCGGCCATGTCCGTGATGGGCGGCCTTCTGTCCGGGCAGGCGCCACTGCGCGGACGGGCCGGGCTGGAGCTCATGATCCATCCGTTTCGCTATCGGGACGCGGCGGAGTTCTGGGGGATCACGGACCCTCGGCTGGCCGTACTGGTGCACGCGATCGTCGGTGGAACACCTGCCTACCGGTACGAGTTCACGCAGGGTGACGCGCCGGAGGGCCTTGACGACTTCGACTCCTGGGTCGTCCGCACGGTGCTCAATCCGCAGATGCCGCTCTTTCGCGAGGCCCGATATCTGCTGGCTGAAGAGTCGGAGATACGCGATCCGGCGCTCTATCACTCAGTGCTGGCGGCGATAGCGAGCGGAAACTCCACGAACGGCGGGATCGCCAACTACGTGGGGCGCAGGTCCGATCAGATCACGCATCCGCTCACGGTGCTGGAGGACAGCGCGCTGGTCAGGCGGGAGCCAGACCTGTTCCGCTCGGGACGCGCCCGCTATCGCATCGTGGAGCCGTTGATCACCTTCTATGAGGCGATCATGCGGCGTCGCTGGCCGGAGCTGGAGATCCACAGGGCCGAAACCGTATGGCAGGCGGTCAGGCAGACGTTTTTCGCCCAGGTGGTGGGGCCGCACTTCGAGTCACTGTGCCGTGACTTCGCGCTGGACGCGGGCGATTCTGTTTTCGGTGAGTTCCCCGCGGAGATCGGGGCAGGTGTCGTGCCTGATCCGGCCAACAGAGCCCGGGTCGAGGTCGACGTGGTGGCACTGGCCGCTCAGGAGCCCGGGAGGCCGCGGCGGATCCTGTCGCTCGGCGAGGTCAAGTGGGGTGAGGTGATGAGCCGCCATCACCTCAAGCGGCTCGCGAGGGCGCGCGAGTTGCTGGGAGGGAAGGGGTACGACACACGCGACACCGTGCTCGCCTGCTATGGGGGATCGGGGTTCAGCGACGAGTTGAGCGCGGCGGCGGGCGGTGATTCTCGGGTGGCTCTGGTGGGGCTCGAGCGGTTGTATCGCCCGTAG